A single region of the Calditrichota bacterium genome encodes:
- a CDS encoding transposase gives WVVEVSHSWLNRFRKLLVRYEKRTASYVALAQLACAIIAYRKIGVIYG, from the coding sequence CTGGGTAGTGGAGGTATCACACTCGTGGCTGAACCGATTCAGAAAGCTGTTGGTTCGCTATGAGAAGAGAACAGCAAGCTATGTGGCCCTAGCGCAATTGGCTTGCGCCATCATTGCCTACAGAAAAATAGGCGTTATTTACGGATAA